From Cannabis sativa cultivar Pink pepper isolate KNU-18-1 chromosome 8, ASM2916894v1, whole genome shotgun sequence, a single genomic window includes:
- the LOC115699590 gene encoding uncharacterized protein LOC115699590, translated as MSDHLVLFVDRLIRPGALQPVALDSSEIVSGSAGGAAAVDGPGSNAAAPSSSVTEEKMLEQDEDLGEEEPLIQSAECRICQEEDSIKDLETPCACSGSLKYAHRKCVQHWCNEKGDTICEICHQPYQPGYTAPPPPPNPDETAIDIGGGWTISGTPLELDPRLLAIAEAERHFLEAEYDDYAASSASGAAYCRSVALILMALLLLRHALGITDPDADDETSAFFSLFLLRAAGFLLPCYIMAWAISMLQRRRQRQEAAALAATQVAFVLQSGQRRGLQFAIASGRPAAASPPAPATAPATGPALSSAEEAV; from the exons ATGAGCGACCACCTGGTGCTGTTCGTTGACCGTCTGATTAGGCCTGGAGCTTTGCAACCGGTGGCGCTGGACTCGTCTGAGATTGTTTCTGGGTCGGCTGGTGGTGCTGCTGCTGTTGACGGACCTGGCTCGAACGCAGCTGCGCCATCTAGTTCCGTGACGGAGGAGAAAATGTTGGAGCAAGATGAAGATTTGGGTGAGGAGGAACCTCTGATTCAATCAGCGGAATGTCGTATATGCCAGGAGGAGGATAGCATCAAGGATTTGGAGACGCCTTGTGCTTGTAGCGGAAGCCTTAAG TATGCTCATAGGAAGTGTGTTCAGCACTGGTGTAATGAGAAAGGAGATACAATTTGTGAGATCTGCCATCAG CCATACCAACCTGGTTACACTGCTCCTCCTCCACCTCCTAACCCTGATGAAACTGCCATTGACATAGG TGGAGGCTGGACCATATCTGGTACTCCTTTGGAATTGGATCCTCGCCTATTGGCAATTGCAGAAGCAGAGCGTCACTTTCTGGAAGCCGAGTATGATGATTATGCTGCTTCTAGTGCCAGTGGAGCTGCTTACTGCCGCTCAGTTGCCTTAATT TTAATGGCCCTTCTTCTCTTGCGACATGCATTGGGCATTACAGATCCTGATGCAGATGATGAAACTTCTGCTTTTTTCTCT CTTTTCTTGCTCCGGGCTGCTGGCTTTCTTCTACCCTGCTATATCATGGCTTGGGCCATCAGTATGTTACAGCGCCGAAGGCAAAGACAG GAAGCTGCAGCATTGGCAGCAACACAAGTTGCATTTGTTTTGCAATCTGGACAACGTAGGGGTTTGCAGTTTGCAATAGCGTCAGGACGACCAGCAGCAGCTTCGCCACCAGCACCAGCAACAGCACCAGCAACAGGTCCTGCATTGAGTTCAGCTGAAGAAGCTGTTTAA